From a region of the Arachis ipaensis cultivar K30076 chromosome B09, Araip1.1, whole genome shotgun sequence genome:
- the LOC107615724 gene encoding uncharacterized protein LOC107615724 codes for MEIWVFSELVNKSRVAEKCVRKAAAEKGSIRMPFQRTTGRNFGPRGKQFKRGGFVPQNNQGQGNFRRPNANANQGRSCPEKKRYEIGRVQQPGRVYTTFAVGTEGSETLIRGNCEMAGKILNALFDSGATHSFIAFEKADELGLKIVVMI; via the exons ATGGAGATCTGGGTGTTCTCAGAGCTTGTGAATAAGAGCAGGGTGGCTGAGAAGTGTGTTAGAAAGGCTGCAGCAGAAAAAGGGAGTATAAGGATGCCATTCCAGAGGACTACAGGGAGGAATTTTGGACCTAGGGGCAAACAGTTCAAGCGTGGTGGCTTTGTCCCTCAGAACAATCAGGGGCAGGGCAACTTTAGGAGGCCAAATGCCAATGCCAATCAGGGAAGAAG CTGCCCAGAGAAGAAGAGGTATGAAATAGGTAGAGTGCAGCAACCAGGGAGAGTATACACTACTTTTGCAGTAGGCACTGAGGGGTCAGAGACATTGATCAGAGGTAACTGTGAGATGGCTGGTAAAATTTTGAATGCCTTGTTTGATTCTGGAGCTACacattcttttattgcatttgagaaGGCTGATGAGTTAGGGTTGAAAATAGTAGTCATGATATGA